In Streptomyces sp. NBC_00878, a single window of DNA contains:
- the kdpC gene encoding potassium-transporting ATPase subunit KdpC, translating to MNTSVVNTARMLWAALRMLLVLTLVTGIIYPLVVTGIGQVAFHDQANGSMVKADGKEVGSTLIGQSWNIKGTDKPDPKWFQGRPSNSGYDPLATGSSQLGASDPTLVKHVKAAKKQVAEFNGVPESEVPVDAVTGSASAIDPDISPQYADIQVKRVAEANGLTVAQVEKLVKDHPQGRTFGFLDQPRVNVLELNIALKELAKN from the coding sequence ATGAACACTTCTGTGGTGAACACCGCGCGGATGCTGTGGGCCGCGCTGCGCATGCTGCTCGTCCTCACTCTGGTGACCGGCATCATCTACCCGCTGGTGGTGACGGGCATCGGACAGGTCGCCTTCCACGACCAGGCCAACGGCTCGATGGTAAAGGCCGACGGCAAGGAGGTCGGATCGACGCTGATCGGGCAGAGCTGGAACATCAAGGGCACCGACAAGCCGGACCCGAAGTGGTTCCAGGGCCGCCCCTCCAACAGCGGCTACGACCCGCTGGCCACCGGCTCCAGCCAGCTGGGCGCCAGTGACCCGACCCTGGTCAAGCACGTGAAAGCGGCGAAGAAGCAGGTCGCCGAGTTCAACGGCGTCCCCGAGTCCGAGGTGCCCGTCGACGCGGTCACCGGCTCGGCCTCCGCCATCGACCCGGACATCTCCCCGCAGTACGCGGACATCCAGGTCAAGCGGGTCGCCGAGGCGAACGGGCTGACGGTCGCCCAGGTCGAGAAGCTGGTCAAGGACCATCCCCAGGGCCGTACGTTCGGCTTCCTAGACCAGCCGCGCGTCAACGTCCTCGAGCTCAACATCGCGCTCAAGGAACTGGCCAAGAACTGA
- a CDS encoding response regulator, which produces MTQVLVVEDDPQLVRALVINMQARQYGVDAAPDGTTALRLAAARQPDVVVLDLGLPDMDGVEVIKALRGWTRTPILVLSARRASEEKVAALDAGADDYITKPFSMDELLARLRAAVRRTEAVPLAPETTVVTTDDFTVDLLAKKAGRDGRDIRLTPTEWHLLEILVCNPGRLVAQKQLLQEVWGPTYATKTNYLRVYMAQLRRKLEPDPAHPRYLITKPGMGYRFET; this is translated from the coding sequence ATGACCCAGGTGCTGGTGGTGGAGGACGATCCACAGCTCGTACGAGCCCTCGTGATCAACATGCAGGCCCGGCAGTACGGGGTGGACGCGGCACCGGACGGCACCACTGCCCTGCGGCTCGCCGCCGCCCGCCAGCCCGACGTGGTCGTCCTCGACCTCGGGCTGCCCGACATGGACGGAGTCGAGGTGATCAAGGCGCTGCGGGGCTGGACCAGGACACCCATCCTCGTCCTGTCCGCACGCCGCGCCTCCGAGGAGAAGGTGGCCGCGCTGGACGCGGGGGCCGACGACTACATCACCAAGCCGTTCAGCATGGACGAACTGCTCGCCCGGCTGCGCGCCGCCGTCCGCCGCACCGAGGCCGTGCCCCTGGCCCCTGAGACCACCGTGGTGACGACCGACGACTTCACCGTCGACCTGCTGGCCAAGAAGGCCGGCCGTGACGGCCGCGACATCCGGCTGACCCCCACGGAGTGGCACCTGCTGGAGATCCTGGTCTGCAATCCCGGCCGCCTGGTGGCACAGAAGCAGCTGCTCCAGGAGGTTTGGGGCCCCACGTACGCCACCAAGACGAACTACCTTCGGGTGTACATGGCCCAGCTCAGGCGCAAACTCGAACCGGACCCTGCCCACCCCCGCTACCTGATTACAAAGCCGGGTATGGGCTACCGCTTCGAAACCTGA